In the genome of Streptomyces sp. SAI-127, the window AGTTCGGCCTTCTCGTCGGTGGACACGACGGCGATGACGCGCGCGCCGTACGCCGCGGCCAACTGGCAGGCCGCGCTCCCCACTCCGCCCGCGGCTCCGTGGACGAGGAGGACCTCGCCAGGGCGCAGAGCAACCGCGTGCATGAGGGCGAAATGTGCGGTCAGGTAGTTCAGGGGCAGGGCCGCCCCACGGCGGGTGTCGACGTTGTCCGGGAGAGGAACGACCATCGATGCGTCGACAGCGGCCGTCTGGGCGAAGCCACGGGTGACCGGCAGCGCTGCCACGCGGTCACCGGCACGGAATCCGGCACCGTCCGTGCGGACTGTTCCGGACATCTCCCAGCCGGGGATGAACGGCGGTGCGGACGCGTCTGGTACTCCCCGCGAGTCTGCAGGAGGTACGGGAACACCACGCCCGCCCATTCGACGTCGATGAGGACCTGGCCCTCTTGGGCCTCCGGCTCCGGAAGCTCTCGTACGACCACCGATGCGGAGGCTGATCACCTGCTGGGCTACCGGATCGAGGATCCGATGGAGATGCCGCCGTCCACGTCCAGGACGATGCCGGTGATGTAGCCGGCGGCTTCGCTGGCGAGGAAGGCTGCGGCTTCGGCGATGTCCTCGGGCCTGCCGGTGTGCCGCATCGGGACCTTGTTCGTGAGCTTGTCGCGCGCCGGGCCGTTCATCGAGGCGAGCATCGGTGTCTCGATGAGGCCGGGAGCAATGGCGTTGGCGGTGATGCCGTGGCGGGCGCCCTCGAGCGCGAGCGTGCGGGTCATGCCGACGATGCCGGCCTTGGCGGCCACGTAGTTGGTCTGGCCGAAGTTCCCGCGCCATGACATGGAGGAGAAGCTGATGATGCGTCCGTAGCCCTGGGTTTTCATGGGCCCGAACGCGGCACGGGCACAGTGGAAGCCGCCGGTGAGGCTGACGTCGATGACCGCGTGCCAGTCGTCGTCGGTGATGTCCTCGACCCGGTTGTCGCGGATGATGCCGGCGTTGTTGACCAGCACGTCGAGGCGGCCGAGACCGGCGGTGATGCCGGCGACCCAGGCATCGACCTGTGCGGAGTCGGTCACGTCCACCACGTCGGTGCGGAGTTGCGCGTCATGGGAGTCGGCGATGGTCTCGACCGCTTCGGCGAGGGCCTGTTCGTTGACGTCGGCCAGCGCGACGGTGGCGCCCTCGGCGGCGAACCGGGTCGCCATGGCGAGGCCGAGGCCTTGTGCGGCGCCGGTGATGGCGACGACGCGTCCGTGGAAGCGATTCACTT includes:
- a CDS encoding zinc-binding dehydrogenase; its protein translation is MSGTVRTDGAGFRAGDRVAALPVTRGFAQTAAVDASMVVPLPDNVDTRRGAALPLNYLTAHFALMHAVALRPGEVLLVHGAAGGVGSAACQLAAAYGARVIAVVSTDEKAELARSSGAHEVVGVGGFLDEVRTLTDGRGVDVVVDPVGGDRFPDSLRALRHGGGRILVLGFCC
- a CDS encoding SDR family NAD(P)-dependent oxidoreductase yields the protein MNRFHGRVVAITGAAQGLGLAMATRFAAEGATVALADVNEQALAEAVETIADSHDAQLRTDVVDVTDSAQVDAWVAGITAGLGRLDVLVNNAGIIRDNRVEDITDDDWHAVIDVSLTGGFHCARAAFGPMKTQGYGRIISFSSMSWRGNFGQTNYVAAKAGIVGMTRTLALEGARHGITANAIAPGLIETPMLASMNGPARDKLTNKVPMRHTGRPEDIAEAAAFLASEAAGYITGIVLDVDGGISIGSSIR